In Falco cherrug isolate bFalChe1 chromosome 2, bFalChe1.pri, whole genome shotgun sequence, the following are encoded in one genomic region:
- the HSPA13 gene encoding heat shock 70 kDa protein 13 produces the protein MAGQLAVLGSAILALWLAGYLAQQYLPMPTPKVIGIDLGTTYCSVGVFLPGTGQVKVIADENGHNSIPSIVSFTDRGVYVGYDGLELADSNPQNTIYDAKRFIGKIFTSEELESESSRYPFKIFNNNGSAEFSVMTNKTFRITPEHIGSQLLLKLKGMAEDSLGIPVSKAVISVPAEFDERQRESTIKAANLAGLQILRVINEPTAAAMAYGLHKADVFNVLVVDLGGGTLDVSLLNKQGGMFLTRAMAGNNKLGGQDFNQRLMLYLYDQLRQTYGSLPTRKEEIHRLRQAVEAVKLNLTVYEAATLRLLLTMPERKLTKELPESEVKPDTMLKGKPSQKTQDLKNFGDTSKVENNFVKVVFEMEISRKLFEMLNEDLFQKILVPIEQVLKEGHLHKAEVDEIVLVGGSTRIPQIRKVIQDFFGKEPNTSVDPDLAVVTGVAIQAGIVGGSWPLQVSAIEIPNKHLRKTNFN, from the exons ATGGCCGGGCAGTTGGCGGTGCTGG gTTCGGCTATTCTGGCTCTCTGGTTAGCTGGCTATCTAGCACAGCAATATTTACCAATGCCTACACCAAAAGTAATTGGCATTGACCTTGGCACAACTTACTGCTCTGTTGGTGTCTTTCTTCCTGGAACAGGGCAGGTGAAGGTTATTGCAGATGAAAATGGGCACAACAGCATACCAAGTATAGTCTCATTCACAGACAGAGGTGTGTATGTAGGATATGATGGCCTAGAACTGGCTGATTCAAATCCTCAGAACACCATATATGATGCAAAACGATTCATTGGCAAAATCTTTACTTCAGAAGAACTAGAAAGTGAAAGTAGCAGGTATCCCTTTAAG ATTTTCAACAACAAtggatcagctgaattttctgtGATGACTAATAAAACATTTCGTATCACTCCAGAGCACATTGGCTCTCAGCTGCTACTGAAATTGAAAGGAATGGCAGAAGACTCTCTTGGCATCCCCGTTTCAAAGGCGGTCATCTCTGTGCCAGCAGAGTTTGATGAAAGGCAACGGGAATCTACCATTAAGGCAGCTAACCTCGCAG GGCTGCAGATTTTGCGAGTAATCAATgaacccacagctgcagctatGGCTTATGGGCTCCACAAAGCTGATGTGTTTAATGTGCTGGTGGTGGATTTGGGTGGAGGAACTTTGGATGTGTCTCTGTTGAACAAGCAGGGAGGGATGTTCCTCACACGAGCTATGGCAG GTAACAACAAACTTGGAGGACAGGATTTTAATCAGAGGTTGATGCTGTATTTGTATGATCAGCTCCGTCAAACATACGGTTCTCTGccaacaagaaaagaagaaatacatcgCCTCAGACAGGCTGTGGAAGCAGTTAAATTAAATCTGACTGTTTATGAGGCAGCTACACTAAGGTTGTTGTTGACTATGCCAGAAAGGAAACTTACCAAAGAACTTCCAGAAAGTGAGGTAAAACCAGACACTATGCTAAAAGGCAAGCCTTCACAAAAAACACAAGATCTGAAAAACTTTGGAGACACTTCAAAAGTAGAGAACAACTTTGTCAAAGTTGTGTTTGAAATGGAAATCTCTAGGAAGCTATTTGAGATGTTAAATGAGGATCTTTTTCAGAAGATTCTTGTGCCCATTGAACAAGTTTTGAAGGAAGGCCACCTGCACAAAGCAGAAGTGGATGAAATCGTGTTAGTTGGAGGTTCTACCCGGATTCCTCAAATACGCAAAGTTATTCAGGATTTCTTTGGAAAGGAACCTAACACCTCTGTAGATCCTGATCTAGCAGTTGTAACGGGCGTGGCCATCCAAGCAGGAATTGTTGGTGGGTCCTGGCCTCTTCAAGTCAGTGCTATAGAAATTCCTAATAAGCATTTACGGAAGActaattttaactga